One Microthrixaceae bacterium genomic region harbors:
- a CDS encoding amino acid ABC transporter permease, whose product MTETTAAKLGEGDALPELYRSGRAKRRRSRSLRLGAYALGLTVLGAVIILADWAVVADKYFDLERAREQFPEIITIAAKNTLIYTVLSFIGGVVLGLSMALLRLSSIRPYRWFAATYIEIFRGLPALLTIIFVGFIGPIALKFQYPEILGVPSGGIVALSLVAGAYLAETIRAGIEAVPRGQVEAARSLGMTHIQTLRWVVIPQAFRVVIPPLTNELVLLLKDTALLSVLGTTIESKELTQFGRSNAQDFNGTSLVVAGAMYLAITIPLTRLVAILERRSKATR is encoded by the coding sequence ATGACGGAAACGACCGCCGCCAAGCTCGGGGAGGGTGACGCCCTCCCCGAGCTGTACCGCTCCGGACGCGCCAAGCGAAGGCGCAGCCGTTCGCTGCGCCTAGGGGCATACGCCCTCGGGCTCACGGTGTTGGGTGCCGTGATCATCCTCGCCGACTGGGCGGTGGTGGCCGACAAGTACTTCGATCTCGAACGGGCCCGGGAGCAGTTCCCCGAGATCATCACGATCGCGGCCAAGAACACGCTCATCTACACCGTGCTGTCCTTCATCGGCGGCGTGGTGCTGGGCCTGTCGATGGCGCTTCTCCGCCTCAGCAGCATCCGACCGTACCGGTGGTTCGCCGCCACCTACATCGAGATATTCCGGGGGCTCCCGGCCCTGCTGACGATCATCTTCGTGGGATTCATCGGACCGATCGCACTCAAGTTCCAGTATCCGGAGATCCTCGGTGTTCCCAGCGGCGGGATCGTGGCCCTCTCGCTGGTGGCGGGCGCCTACCTGGCCGAGACGATCCGAGCGGGGATAGAGGCGGTACCACGTGGTCAGGTCGAAGCCGCCCGGTCACTGGGCATGACCCACATCCAAACCCTGAGGTGGGTGGTGATCCCCCAGGCATTTCGGGTTGTCATCCCACCGCTCACCAACGAGCTGGTCCTACTCCTCAAGGACACCGCCCTCCTGTCGGTGCTCGGAACCACCATCGAGAGCAAGGAGCTGACCCAGTTCGGACGCTCCAACGCCCAGGACTTCAACGGCACCTCCCTGGTGGTCGCCGGAGCTATGTACCTGGCCATAACCATCCCGTTGACCCGTCTGGTGGCAATTCTCGAACGACGCTCCAAGGCGACTAGATGA
- a CDS encoding transporter substrate-binding domain-containing protein: MEGEGPRGLQYTGFDIDLVDAMAVTMDAKLEVLDVVFDGILGNLAAGTCDLVASSVTINDERKAEVDFTDPYFKADQSLLVKVG, translated from the coding sequence ATGGAAGGCGAAGGCCCACGTGGCCTCCAGTACACCGGGTTCGACATCGATCTGGTCGACGCCATGGCGGTGACCATGGACGCCAAGCTCGAGGTCCTCGACGTCGTGTTCGACGGCATCTTGGGCAACCTGGCCGCTGGCACCTGTGACCTGGTCGCGTCGTCGGTCACCATCAACGACGAGCGCAAGGCCGAGGTCGACTTCACCGACCCGTACTTCAAGGCCGACCAGTCGCTGCTGGTGAAGGTCGGCTGA